Proteins found in one Drosophila innubila isolate TH190305 chromosome X, UK_Dinn_1.0, whole genome shotgun sequence genomic segment:
- the LOC117794230 gene encoding putative uncharacterized protein DDB_G0282129: MCHNSGIESDQIERYMAFGLPQKAVRSVKYTMRKREQQQRKEQQRKEQQQTQDVASSSSSSSSSNDNSSSSDSDSGTDFDMKPIRSMQEQELQLTTEIVTENVTAVETVMETTEAKTLTAATPNNSSSNNNNNSNSSSSILQIPKFCGRFRKMQQQQQQQQETANAEHITTATTTATTTSAALTEQQQQRKMSSMEPSMDDALAIGTQMTRKFAERCHCLIDKLQNSRLYIILTRTTQPAHLIAICILSFVLLTVGPDLTTTTTTTPTTTHSSQLATPTTTTTTQARNVDAGAAVASSTLPTLAYLGAFATHFGSQIWMTFVSGLSLYFSLPRHTFGQCQQILFPKYFALNAMLSITMLIIYVKYFLSGWTTAAGVQLGTLMITAAIEVVVRLYLAPPMLRLMHEKYRIEGAVGSGQEVGSLVQGDLIECPHYQRIHKAFRRIHMTIAIGNMIVLLATCLQLYFLALKIRIS, from the exons atgtgcCATAATTCGGGCATCGAAAGTGATCAGATCGAACGGTACATGGCCTTCGGTCTGCCCCAGAAAGCCGTCAGAAGCGTAAAATATACAATGCGCAAGCgtgaacagcagcagcgcaagGAGCAGCAGCGtaaggagcaacaacaaacacaagatgtcgccagcagcagcagcagcagtagcagcagcaacgacaacagcagcagcagcgacagcgacagcggcacTGATTTTGATATGAAGCCGATACGCTCAATGCAGGAACAGGAGCTGCAGCTGACAACAGAGATAGTAACAGAGAATGTAACAGCAGTCGAAACTGTCATGGAAACAACAGAGGCAAAAACTTTAACAGCAGCCACCCcaaataacagcagcagcaacaacaataataacagcaatagcagcagcagcattttaCAGATTCCCAAATTCTGTGGACGTTTTCGTaaaatgcagcaacagcagcagcagcagcaagagaCAGCAAATGCTGAGCACataacaacagcgacaacaacagcaacaacaacatcagctgcattaacagaacaacaacagcaacgtaAAATGAGCTCAATGGAGCCATCGATGGACGATGCTCTCGCAATTGGCACACAAATGACGCGTAAATTCGCTGAACGTTGCCATTGCCTGATCGACAAACTGCAGAACAGTCGCCTTTATAT TATTCTGACGCGCACCACGCAGCCGGCGCATTTGATCGCCATTTGCATATTGTCCTTTGTCTTACTGACCGTTGGACCCGATCtcacaacgacgacaacaacaacaccgacGACAACACACAGCAGCCAGTTGGcgacgccaacaacaacaacgacaacgcaGGCGCGCAACGTTGACGCAGGCGCTGCCGTCGCTAGCAGCACGCTGCCAACGCTGGCGTATCTGGGCGCATTCGCCACACATTTTGGCTCACAAATCTGGATGACCTTTGTATCAG GTCTCTCGCTGTATTTCTCGCTGCCGCGTCACACATTCGGTCAATGCCAGCAGATTTTGTTCCCCAAGTATTTTGCATTGAATGCAATGTTAAGCATCACAATGTTAATCATCTATGTGAAATACTTTCTGAGCGGTTGGACAACAGCGGCTGGCGTACAGCTGGGCACATTGATGATAACGGCCGCCATTGAAGTTGTGGTTCGTTTATATTTGGCCCCGCCCATGCTTCGGCTGATGCACGAGAAGTACAGGATTGAGGGTGCCGTCGGCAGCGGACAGGAGGTTGGCAGCCTTGTACAGGGTGATCTGATCGAGTGTCCACATTATCAGCGGATCCATAAAGCATTCCGTCGCATTCATATGACAATTGCTATTGGCAATATGATTGTCCTATTGGCCACATGTCTGCAATTGTATTTTCTGGCATTGAAAATACGTATTAGCTAA